CGACGGCGCAGTCTGCGAACCTATCGTCCGAAGGGTCCTCGGTAGGATCTACAGTTCCGCTGCGACGATCATCAGACCGAGACTGTCCTGAATGGTTATTTTCAATAGGCATTAGTTATCGTGGCACTACCCACGCCAGTGGACAATCATGTTTTCGTATAAATAAGATGGGAAAGAAGATGATGTATCTGGAACGGGTATCGGTACTCGAGCGAACTGAATTTGCGCGAGATATCGCTCGAGGTCGGAGATCCGAACCGTAACGTGACCACTGTCTACGGAATCAGTCTCGACCAAGTGGGACGGTCCCGTCACCGCGGTTCCCGAACTCAACCGACTCCGTGGGGTTTCTTGAGGGGTACTGGTCCGCGGCTGTGGTTCAGCGTGTGCTACCGCGAGCGAGTGAAACGAGCGAGCGGGCCGACGACTGACTCGGAGCGAACGAAGTGAGCGGAGAGGAAGGAGGAGTGCTTTTGATCGAAATTTTGCCGAGGGTCGCCGAAGGCGGCCCGCAGAGCAAAATTTCGTTAGAACTCGTGTTCCACGTCGTCGTCGTCGGCTTTCTGGATGATTATTTTGCCGTCCCGGACTCGGACGAAGACTTCGTCGCCGATATCCATACCCGCGACCTCGAGTTCGTCCTCGTGGAGGTTGAGGTGGACGTTGTGGTAGTTACCGTCGTCGTCTTTCGCACCGCTTGGACTCAGCTTCTTTTTCCGTACCATCGCGGGATTCTATTGCGAACTTCGCCGTAGGATATACTTAAGTGTTTTCGACGCCCCAAATGGTGACTTCGGTACGCACACACCGGCCCGACAATCACGCGACGGCGACGAGCGGTAACTGCAGATATTGCGGTGATATGGTGTTCGCCCGTTACTTAAAGATACCGGCGCAGTCGGTCGATTTCCGGGGATATCTTTATGTCGGATCGTGTGCTGGGCTGACACGGAGGCGACAATCATGGTACGCGAAGACGGTAAACGGAACTTTGCACTGCGCGAATCGGGCGGTGACGAGTCGAGTGTCTTCTCGGGCAACACGCCCCGGCAGGCCGCACTCAAGGCCGCCCGCCGGCTCGAGCCGGGCTCGAGCGAAGAGGAAGCCGAACGAGTCGAACTGAAGCTCCGAGAGAAGGGGACGGATAAGGTGCACATCTACGACGGCTGGGCGTGGGAGGAGACGGCTCCCGACGACAAGCCCGACTGGATGCCAAACGAGATCACGGAGGCGAACGTCTCGAAAAAAGGAATCGACCACCTCGAAGAGTAAGTCGTCCGATCGGTAGCTTTCTCCGGAGCAGGTTCGATCGCGAGCGATGTCGTTCTATCGCCCTCGAGGCGTTGGTACGGCTGGAGGGCCTCGAGTCGGTAGCAGTCAGAGAACGCGACCTCGAGCAGAGAGATGGTATCGAACAGGTGAGACGGAGTCTATCCGATCGATCGTTTGCAGACACGGACCCTATTTTCAATAAGCAATATTTTTATGCGATATCTGCCCACATATACAAACATAATATGCGATAGTACTGGATGTATTTGGGAGTATTCTCCCACAGAGTTAGAAGATGCTAAGAAGTAGAGTTATACAGTAGTCGCCGGACCATCCGTGTGAGACATGTGGAAGAACGTCGAAGCAAGTCCCATAATACTGGTCAAGAACAGCTGTGTTTCTCGAGAAAAGAGAACGTTCAACTCGATCTTTTCGCTCGAGGTTTTAAAGGTAAAAGAAATTAGTTGTGGCGCGGTCGGAGGTGAACAGTCGTGATAAAAATGACCAAGTGGCGGACGCTGGTGCTGGCGACGATCGGGTTCAACTTCTCGTTCCTGATCTGGTTCTCCTTCGCCCCGTTCACGGGGCCGATGGCCGAGGAGTTCGGGCTCTCGCTGGCGGAGATCGGGATCCTCGCGAGCGCGGCGATCTGGCTCGCACCGTTCGGTCGGATCCTGACCGGCTGGCTCTCCGATCGCTGGGGCGCGCCGGCGGTGTTCGCCATCGTCCTGGCGTACGTGGGCGTGTTCTCCATCGCGAGCGCCTTCGCTCAGTCGTACACCGTCTTCTTCGTCACGCGGCTGATCGTCGCGACGGCGGGGATTACCTTCGTCATCGGCATTCAGCACGTCTCGGAGTGGTTCGACGAGGAACAACTGGGTACGGCCGAAGGCATCTACGCCGGCGTCGGCAACGCCGGTGCCGCCGGCGGCGCGCTCGTCCTGCCGCGCGTGTTCACCGAGAACTGGAGCGGCCCGATCTTCGAGACGAGCTGGCGAGCCGCCTTCTTCTACACCGGAATCGTCTCGATCCTGTTGGCGATCGTCTACTACACGATCGGCGAGGCTGCGAAGTCCGAGGAGCGCCGACGAGCGACCGCCGAGAGCGCGACGCTCAAACAGTGGCTCCACACCGCCACGCGATACGGGACGGTCGTACTCGCGCTGGCGTACGTGATGAGCTTCGGCCTCGAGCTCTCGATGAACGGCTGGCTCGCCACCTACTACCGCGAGGGATTCAACACGAACAACCTCGTCCTCGCGAGCACGTTCGCGGCGACGTTCTCGGTTGCGGCCGGTCTCCTGCGGCCGATTGGCGGCTACGTCAGTGACCTGCTGGCCCGCAAAGAAAAGAACATCCTGCCGGTCTTCACAGGTCGGTACCGCGAGCAGTGGACCTTCGTGACGCTGTGTTTCATCGTACTCGCGATGATCGGGATGAGCCTGGCGGGACTGACCGGCGAAGTTCTGCTAGCCGTCGCGGCCGGCTTCGTCGTCGGGATGGGCTGTGCGTTCGCCGAGGGCGCCATCTTCGCGCAGGTCCCGGCCATGTTTCCCGACAGTTCGGGAAGCGTCGCCGGCGTCGTCGGCGGCGTCGGCACGGTCGGCGGAATCGTCTACCCGCTCGTCTACGCCGTGCCGGTGATGCCGAGCCTCCACACCGGCTACTCCGTGGTCGCTGCGACGATGATCCCGATCGTCTTGCTGTGTGCGTGGGTCTTCCAGCCCCACGTCGCGGCTCGAGCGACCGACGACGGCTTCGTCGTCTCGAGCGAGGACGCGGCCGGAGCGCCGGCCGACGACTGATCGCCCCGGTGCCGGTCGACGGCTAACCGACCCGGCGCCGACTGCGACTTGACTCACTCCTCGCGGGACCCGACGGTCTTTTGACCCGTTCCCTGTTACCGAGGGGTAATGGCTGCAGTTACGCTCGGACCCGAAGGGACCTACTCTCACAGAGCGGCGAGTGCGGTCGCCGGCGACGACGAGATCGACTTCCGACAGTCGGTCACGGCGATCGTCGACGCCGTCGCCGGCGGCGAGTACGACCGGGGCGTCATCCCGATCGAGAACAGTATCGAGGGCAGCGTCACCGAGAGTCTCGACGCGGTCGCCGACTACGACGTCGCCGTCGTCCGGGAAATCGTCACGCCGATCAGACACGCCTTGCTCGCCCAGGGATCGGAGTTCGACACCATCGCCAGTCACTCGCAGGCGCTGGCCCAGTGTCGCTCCTACCTCGACCGCGAGTACCCCGACGCCACCCTCGAGGCCGTCGCGAGCACCGCCAAGGGCGTCGAGCTCGCACGAGACGACCCCTCGGTCGCAGGAATTGGCCATCCGGCGAACGCGGGTAACGGTATCGAGGTCCTGGCCGAAGACATTCAGGATCAGGACTCGAACGCGACGCGCTTCTTCGCGCTCGCGCCCGCCGAGGAGCGCTCGAAGGGCGGCGGCAAGACCTCGGTCGT
This portion of the Natrinema salinisoli genome encodes:
- a CDS encoding non-histone chromosomal MC1 family protein — its product is MVREDGKRNFALRESGGDESSVFSGNTPRQAALKAARRLEPGSSEEEAERVELKLREKGTDKVHIYDGWAWEETAPDDKPDWMPNEITEANVSKKGIDHLEE
- a CDS encoding MFS transporter — protein: MTKWRTLVLATIGFNFSFLIWFSFAPFTGPMAEEFGLSLAEIGILASAAIWLAPFGRILTGWLSDRWGAPAVFAIVLAYVGVFSIASAFAQSYTVFFVTRLIVATAGITFVIGIQHVSEWFDEEQLGTAEGIYAGVGNAGAAGGALVLPRVFTENWSGPIFETSWRAAFFYTGIVSILLAIVYYTIGEAAKSEERRRATAESATLKQWLHTATRYGTVVLALAYVMSFGLELSMNGWLATYYREGFNTNNLVLASTFAATFSVAAGLLRPIGGYVSDLLARKEKNILPVFTGRYREQWTFVTLCFIVLAMIGMSLAGLTGEVLLAVAAGFVVGMGCAFAEGAIFAQVPAMFPDSSGSVAGVVGGVGTVGGIVYPLVYAVPVMPSLHTGYSVVAATMIPIVLLCAWVFQPHVAARATDDGFVVSSEDAAGAPADD
- the pheA gene encoding prephenate dehydratase, with the translated sequence MAAVTLGPEGTYSHRAASAVAGDDEIDFRQSVTAIVDAVAGGEYDRGVIPIENSIEGSVTESLDAVADYDVAVVREIVTPIRHALLAQGSEFDTIASHSQALAQCRSYLDREYPDATLEAVASTAKGVELARDDPSVAGIGHPANAGNGIEVLAEDIQDQDSNATRFFALAPAEERSKGGGKTSVVVYPNANYPGLLLELLEPFADRDINLTRVESRPSGQRLGDYVFHIDFEAGLYESRTSEAIGDLEEIAENGWVRRLGSYDTEHVVE